One Fibrobacter sp. UBA4297 DNA window includes the following coding sequences:
- a CDS encoding HD domain-containing phosphohydrolase, giving the protein MFVIYYLIAMCVFSAVNACLLSYFYRRPLNTYFTAFFFSIVLADFGYLFLALSTTIEGAIVANKVCYLGACFLPLFLFLLICRLCSFDLSRWIKFALFMYSTLVFALSCTVGFSDVFYESVRYVILNGFGSYMPTYGPGHILWNVLLYFYIVANIVVIVIAAKKKRNVSYKTLIAIAGLAFVSIGAFILARNLENDTLLMPFVYLIDELVLLYICALVKMHDVMNSVLESLEAENTAAYLAFSPKGLYLGCNDIACRYFPELLECRVDHVLPTDVEIAKIFKDGMAQLKGLSGDTVYRFTYKDRYFKAVMRNVCQNKKLQIYLFRIEDETNIQRYIERLDANNTELAALIKNNKDQIRLFQNQMLVGMAEMVNNKDGFTGAHLKRTKEVVSILVSKMQKDPDLNYSKEFYDDMIAAAPMHDIGKIAIDDYVLCKPGKFTPEEFDEMKTHAEKGAIIIKNLLSNFQSELFVEIAKNMAGGHHERWDGSGYPYGLKGESIPLEARVMAVADVYDALVSKRCYKEAFSFEDAYDIIDKSMGKHFDPNLKKYFDQSRAELEEYYRKECEAERAEKA; this is encoded by the coding sequence ATGTTTGTCATATATTACCTGATTGCCATGTGCGTATTCTCTGCGGTGAATGCCTGCCTGCTTTCGTATTTTTATCGCAGACCGCTGAATACCTATTTTACGGCATTTTTCTTTTCGATTGTGCTTGCCGATTTCGGTTATTTGTTCCTTGCTCTTTCGACGACGATTGAGGGGGCGATTGTTGCAAACAAGGTGTGCTATTTGGGAGCGTGCTTTTTGCCGCTGTTCCTGTTCCTGTTGATTTGTCGCCTATGTTCGTTTGATTTGTCGAGATGGATTAAGTTTGCTTTGTTCATGTACAGTACGCTTGTCTTTGCGCTCTCTTGCACAGTGGGCTTTAGCGACGTGTTCTATGAATCGGTGCGCTATGTTATTTTAAACGGCTTTGGTAGCTATATGCCGACATATGGCCCCGGACATATTTTGTGGAATGTCTTGCTGTACTTTTATATTGTCGCAAATATCGTTGTCATCGTGATAGCTGCAAAGAAGAAGCGCAATGTCAGTTATAAGACCTTGATTGCGATTGCGGGTCTTGCTTTTGTCTCGATAGGTGCTTTTATTTTGGCTCGCAATTTGGAAAACGACACTTTGCTCATGCCGTTTGTCTATTTGATTGACGAACTTGTGTTGCTCTATATTTGCGCCTTGGTGAAAATGCACGATGTGATGAACAGTGTGCTGGAATCGCTTGAAGCTGAAAATACGGCGGCATATTTGGCGTTTTCGCCGAAAGGGCTTTACCTTGGATGTAACGACATCGCTTGTCGCTATTTCCCGGAACTTTTGGAATGCCGTGTAGATCACGTCTTGCCAACAGATGTTGAAATTGCCAAGATTTTTAAAGATGGCATGGCTCAGTTGAAAGGCTTGAGTGGCGATACGGTTTATCGCTTTACGTACAAGGATCGCTATTTCAAGGCGGTGATGCGCAATGTTTGCCAGAACAAGAAATTGCAAATATACTTGTTCCGCATTGAAGATGAAACGAATATCCAACGCTACATAGAACGCCTGGATGCAAACAATACAGAGCTTGCGGCGTTGATCAAGAATAACAAAGATCAGATTCGCTTGTTCCAGAACCAGATGCTTGTTGGCATGGCTGAAATGGTCAATAACAAGGATGGTTTTACCGGGGCGCATCTTAAACGTACAAAGGAAGTGGTGAGCATTCTTGTTTCCAAGATGCAAAAGGATCCGGACCTTAATTATTCAAAAGAGTTTTATGATGACATGATTGCGGCGGCACCGATGCACGATATTGGAAAGATTGCCATTGACGATTATGTGCTTTGCAAGCCGGGCAAGTTTACGCCTGAAGAATTTGACGAGATGAAGACGCATGCCGAAAAGGGCGCTATCATTATCAAGAACCTGCTTTCGAATTTCCAGAGTGAATTGTTTGTAGAAATTGCAAAGAACATGGCGGGTGGCCATCACGAGCGTTGGGATGGCAGTGGATACCCGTATGGACTCAAGGGCGAAAGCATTCCGCTAGAAGCTCGTGTGATGGCTGTTGCTGATGTTTATGATGCTCTTGTGAGTAAGAGGTGTTATAAGGAGGCGTTCTCCTTTGAGGATGCTTACGATATCATCGACAAGTCGATGGGCAAGCATTTTGATCCGAACCTCAAGAAATATTTCGACCAGAGCCGTGCGGAGCTGGAAGAATACTATCGGAAGGAGTGCGAGGCGGAGAGAGCTGAGAAGGCTTAG
- a CDS encoding HD domain-containing phosphohydrolase encodes MGYIYLTLMFVLSAVNLAVLSLRFQNQRNNYIYYAFYAILVANFGHWLLGFSESVEGAVIANKVNYLGGSFLPMFMFFALLKVCKMDIPRWLNLALIAMSFTICALAMTVGYFPAYYETVEYVVQAGVGNYVATYGWAHGLFNAFLVCYLFLDVWIIVRAILHQKMVSLKNIVAMIIGEVATIVSFFLARYLGSDMLIMPFIYVLDQILLLYICNNVKWYDITECVIESIETESSCAYLSFSIDGAYLGSNRIALEFFPELVKMRVDAHLKGETELQMQIMSWIEKYRKSKILTDYCQMTEFNYFGRHYKCEVKVLRQVHGKNVFLFRIEDNTQERQYIDALGRSNNKLQENMVQTENEKLSVQEKWIVGMAQMAESRAGNMDGHIKRTSEVVKILVSMMRKKGVDNLSDKFLDVLIAAAPMYDLGKVAIDDAVLRKPGRFNIDDYEIMKTHAAKGANIIEKLLSEVKDSYFVSVAKNMALYHHERWDGTGYPEQRSGENIPMEARIMALADVYDALVSKRCYKERMSFREARDVILASMGKQFDPHLKDCFLECQDQLMDYYCSVDH; translated from the coding sequence ATGGGTTACATCTATTTGACATTGATGTTTGTTTTGTCTGCTGTCAATTTGGCGGTGCTTTCGCTTCGTTTCCAAAATCAGCGGAATAACTATATTTATTATGCCTTCTATGCGATTCTGGTTGCAAATTTTGGGCATTGGCTCCTTGGTTTTTCGGAATCCGTCGAGGGGGCTGTTATTGCAAACAAGGTGAACTACCTTGGCGGGTCTTTCCTCCCGATGTTCATGTTCTTTGCCCTTTTGAAGGTCTGCAAGATGGACATCCCGAGATGGCTGAATTTGGCGCTTATCGCCATGAGCTTTACCATTTGCGCTTTGGCGATGACGGTTGGGTATTTCCCGGCTTATTACGAGACTGTGGAATATGTGGTGCAGGCTGGCGTTGGCAACTATGTGGCAACGTATGGTTGGGCTCATGGCTTGTTCAATGCGTTCTTGGTGTGCTACCTCTTCTTGGATGTGTGGATTATTGTACGCGCTATTTTGCACCAGAAAATGGTGTCGCTCAAGAATATTGTCGCAATGATCATTGGCGAAGTGGCAACAATAGTCTCGTTCTTCTTGGCGCGTTACCTGGGCAGCGATATGCTCATTATGCCGTTTATTTACGTGCTGGACCAGATACTTTTGCTTTATATTTGCAATAACGTCAAGTGGTATGACATCACGGAATGTGTGATAGAATCGATTGAGACTGAAAGTTCTTGTGCGTATCTGTCGTTCTCGATTGATGGCGCTTACTTGGGGTCAAACCGCATTGCGTTAGAGTTTTTCCCAGAACTTGTCAAGATGAGAGTGGATGCCCATTTGAAAGGCGAAACCGAATTGCAAATGCAGATCATGTCCTGGATTGAAAAGTACAGAAAGTCCAAGATTTTGACAGATTACTGCCAGATGACGGAGTTCAACTACTTTGGTCGCCACTACAAGTGCGAAGTCAAGGTCTTGAGGCAGGTGCATGGTAAGAATGTATTCTTATTCAGAATTGAAGACAACACGCAGGAACGCCAATATATTGATGCCTTGGGCCGTAGCAACAACAAGTTGCAAGAAAACATGGTCCAGACGGAAAATGAAAAGCTGTCGGTACAGGAAAAATGGATTGTCGGTATGGCGCAGATGGCAGAAAGTCGTGCCGGTAACATGGACGGGCATATCAAGCGCACTAGCGAAGTCGTGAAAATTCTCGTGTCGATGATGCGCAAAAAAGGTGTCGATAACTTGTCTGACAAGTTCCTCGATGTGCTGATTGCGGCTGCCCCGATGTACGATTTGGGCAAGGTGGCCATAGATGATGCTGTGTTGCGAAAGCCTGGGCGTTTTAATATTGATGATTATGAAATCATGAAGACGCACGCGGCTAAGGGTGCTAACATTATCGAAAAACTTCTCTCCGAAGTCAAGGATAGTTACTTTGTAAGTGTCGCAAAGAATATGGCTTTGTACCACCACGAACGCTGGGACGGTACGGGATACCCCGAACAGCGCTCGGGTGAAAATATACCGATGGAAGCGCGTATTATGGCTCTTGCTGATGTGTACGATGCCCTGGTGAGCAAACGCTGCTATAAGGAACGCATGTCGTTCAGGGAAGCGCGCGATGTAATTTTGGCCTCGATGGGTAAGCAGTTTGATCCGCATTTGAAAGATTGCTTCTTGGAATGCCAGGACCAGCTGATGGATTATTACTGTTCTGTAGATCATTGA